A single genomic interval of Koleobacter methoxysyntrophicus harbors:
- a CDS encoding DNA internalization-related competence protein ComEC/Rec2, with amino-acid sequence MRRSLIKITILYIFGIVMGRFIYLPVIPSFIILFAGLIIYAIVLLRKPKGHSYIFPFIIIFCGIFAVNTSIYLREGNIIEFSGKEILVEGTVVEEPLIKEAEVVYILKTHRAVENNKRYIVNGNIQVKTEFKEGSRIYQYGDHLSVRGTLFLPAGKRNPGGFNYKDYLLARGICGNLYVREYDINFLGKRYSNPLKTVIYKYKEKISGMIKELYPCEEGTVLSGIILGMRGEVSPVIIKAFSDSGIYHILAISGLHVGFIVALLYFISRKVGQRVPALIITTLGIILYTIMVGGKPSVVRAGIMSVITLLGIEFGKERDYLTSLSAAALIILIINPLALFMPGFQLSFGATMGIIISFPKIKGLLRFLPDRIADLTSVTFSAQLGILPLIAYYFGNISLIFVFTNLLVLPLMGLIIVLGFLSISAAFIFLPLGSLIAVFNSFLIKTVINLALFFSSLPFSSVSIPLPSIMLICSYYIAFLSVFLRYKKGFVLGLILTVFVVWFIIIFNDSLLEVTFIDVGQGDAIYIKTPEGRHIMIDSGGLPDYYSGDFDIGRDVILPFLKYKGVKKLDIMIMSHIHDDHIKGMIPVLDEIRVDYFIQAPQKVLSKNYNELLKKITKLNIPVITLKKGDYFKIDDDLFFYVFHPDDIEHKGPGDENNNSLVLKMIYRNISFLFTGDIEKEAEGKILQLGYSLDSTVLKVPHHGSITSSTPSFIKEVNPKYAIISVGRNNAFGHPHEGVIERLEHTGARVYRTDLDGGITIRTDGEGIVVKTTVDR; translated from the coding sequence ATGAGACGAAGTCTGATAAAAATAACAATACTTTATATATTTGGTATAGTAATGGGTAGGTTTATTTATTTACCCGTTATCCCTTCTTTTATCATTCTTTTTGCTGGATTGATAATATATGCCATTGTTCTTTTAAGGAAACCTAAAGGACACTCGTATATTTTTCCCTTTATAATAATTTTTTGCGGGATATTCGCTGTAAATACATCTATTTATTTGAGAGAAGGGAATATAATTGAATTTTCCGGAAAGGAAATATTGGTAGAAGGGACTGTCGTAGAAGAGCCTTTGATAAAAGAAGCGGAAGTCGTATATATTTTAAAGACCCATAGGGCTGTAGAAAATAATAAAAGATATATAGTTAATGGTAATATACAGGTAAAAACTGAATTTAAAGAAGGTAGCAGGATTTATCAATATGGCGATCATTTGAGCGTTAGGGGCACCCTGTTTCTCCCGGCAGGTAAGCGCAATCCGGGAGGGTTTAATTATAAGGACTACCTATTGGCCAGGGGGATTTGTGGTAATCTATATGTCCGGGAGTATGACATTAATTTCCTGGGGAAAAGATATTCCAATCCATTAAAAACTGTTATATACAAATATAAAGAAAAAATATCAGGGATGATTAAAGAGCTATACCCCTGTGAGGAAGGAACCGTTCTATCGGGTATCATTTTGGGTATGAGGGGAGAAGTATCGCCGGTAATTATAAAGGCCTTTAGCGATAGCGGAATATATCATATATTGGCCATTTCAGGGCTACATGTGGGATTTATTGTGGCGTTGTTATATTTTATTTCAAGGAAAGTTGGGCAGAGGGTTCCAGCTTTAATAATAACGACTTTAGGAATCATACTTTACACTATTATGGTAGGAGGGAAACCTTCTGTAGTAAGAGCTGGAATTATGAGCGTTATTACGCTTCTGGGTATAGAATTCGGAAAGGAAAGGGACTATCTGACAAGCCTTTCAGCTGCTGCTCTGATTATTCTCATCATAAACCCCCTTGCCCTATTTATGCCGGGATTTCAACTGTCTTTTGGAGCAACCATGGGAATAATTATATCCTTTCCTAAAATAAAAGGATTGTTGAGATTTTTACCTGACAGGATAGCAGATTTAACTTCAGTTACCTTTTCTGCCCAGCTGGGAATTCTCCCCCTTATAGCTTATTATTTTGGGAATATTTCCCTTATTTTTGTTTTTACCAATCTGCTGGTATTACCCCTTATGGGACTAATCATCGTTTTAGGCTTTTTATCGATTTCTGCGGCATTTATATTTTTGCCCCTTGGTAGTTTAATAGCTGTTTTTAATAGTTTTCTTATAAAAACGGTAATAAATTTAGCCCTATTTTTCAGTTCCCTTCCTTTTTCCAGCGTTAGCATTCCATTACCTTCAATAATGTTGATATGTTCATATTATATTGCTTTTCTATCCGTTTTTTTGAGATATAAGAAGGGTTTTGTTTTAGGTTTGATTTTAACAGTATTTGTCGTATGGTTTATTATTATATTTAATGATTCACTGCTGGAGGTTACCTTTATTGATGTAGGCCAGGGGGATGCTATTTACATAAAGACCCCGGAGGGTCGACATATTATGATTGATAGCGGCGGCCTTCCCGATTATTATTCTGGTGATTTTGATATAGGCCGGGATGTGATTTTGCCCTTTTTAAAATATAAGGGTGTAAAAAAACTGGATATAATGATTATGTCCCATATTCATGATGATCATATAAAAGGCATGATTCCTGTTCTTGATGAAATCAGAGTGGATTATTTTATACAAGCCCCACAGAAGGTTTTGAGCAAAAATTACAATGAGCTGCTAAAAAAGATTACAAAACTCAATATACCTGTTATAACCTTGAAAAAAGGGGACTATTTTAAAATAGACGATGATTTGTTTTTTTATGTCTTTCATCCTGATGATATTGAACATAAAGGCCCAGGAGATGAAAACAATAATTCACTTGTTTTAAAGATGATTTACAGAAATATATCCTTTCTATTTACCGGTGATATCGAAAAGGAAGCAGAGGGTAAAATATTGCAGTTGGGATACTCTTTGGACTCTACAGTATTGAAAGTTCCTCATCACGGCAGCATAACATCATCAACACCTTCATTTATAAAGGAAGTGAATCCCAAATATGCTATTATATCAGTTGGTAGAAATAATGCCTTTGGTCATCCCCATGAAGGGGTAATTGAAAGATTAGAGCATACAGGGGCTCGAGTTTATAGAACAGACCTCGATGGAGGGATAACTATAAGAACTGACGGGGAGGGAATTGTTGTAAAAACTACCGTTGACAGGTGA
- a CDS encoding SDH family Clp fold serine proteinase: MFFNLFFLFFILSSLIPMIKQRNLEMNRIRLMQQFERKRGSRFISLIHRQEALSFLGFPISKYITIEDSEQILRAIRLTPPDMPIDILLHTPGGLVLASEQIAHALWRHPAKVTVYVPHYAMSGGTLIALAADEIIMDENAVLGPVDPQIGKYPAVSILKVMQTKDKNKIDDETLILADIAEKAVRQVEERVYNLVKDKIPEDKAKALAAKLSRGEWTHDYPITCDQLAELGFPICDKLPKEIYDLMDYYPQPPQRRPSTQYIPVPYFDRKDSIG; the protein is encoded by the coding sequence ATGTTTTTTAATCTGTTTTTCCTTTTCTTTATTCTTTCTTCCCTGATACCTATGATAAAACAGAGGAATCTGGAAATGAATAGAATCAGGTTAATGCAGCAGTTTGAAAGAAAACGGGGTTCGAGATTTATTTCCTTGATCCACCGTCAGGAAGCTCTGTCCTTTTTAGGTTTTCCCATTTCGAAATACATTACTATCGAAGATTCGGAACAGATACTAAGAGCAATAAGACTTACGCCTCCTGATATGCCTATAGATATCTTGCTTCATACGCCTGGAGGTCTTGTTTTAGCTTCTGAACAGATTGCTCATGCCCTTTGGCGCCATCCCGCTAAAGTAACCGTATATGTGCCCCATTATGCTATGTCAGGGGGGACATTAATAGCCCTTGCCGCTGATGAAATAATAATGGATGAAAATGCAGTTTTAGGCCCTGTGGACCCGCAAATCGGAAAATATCCCGCTGTCTCTATATTAAAGGTAATGCAAACTAAAGATAAAAATAAAATAGATGATGAAACCCTTATCCTGGCCGATATAGCAGAAAAGGCCGTAAGGCAGGTGGAAGAAAGGGTATATAACCTCGTAAAAGATAAGATCCCTGAGGATAAAGCGAAAGCATTGGCTGCAAAACTGTCAAGGGGAGAGTGGACCCACGATTATCCTATTACCTGTGATCAGCTGGCAGAATTAGGATTCCCTATATGCGATAAGCTCCCAAAGGAAATTTATGACCTCATGGATTACTATCCCCAGCCTCCCCAGCGCAGGCCATCTACCCAGTATATTCCTGTCCCCTATTTCGATAGAAAGGATTCTATAGGCTGA
- a CDS encoding TRAP transporter permease yields the protein MDKENKPNNLQEEIIDQEELMAKYDREYSYRRFTNNWKKVITFIAIVWALFQLYTAAFGVFPSTLQRAPHVGFALMLTYLLYPFNRNDKSNRIPFYDYILAFLSVVVTSYHIIHYQRLMHSAGAYTSTDMYISIIAILLVLEATRRVVGPVIVALASFFLIYAYFGKLFPGFLAHRGYSIHRIATYGWLSTESILGIPTSVSATFIFLFLVFAAFLKKTKIGDWLTDLALGITGGATGGPAKAAVVASASQGTVTGSSVANTVGTGSITIPLMKSVGYRKEFAAAVEAAASTGGQLMPPIMGAAAFIMVEFTNFPYLTIAASAAIPALLYFTGIFVMVHLEATKSGLRGLDRSQLPDWIRLLKQKWFLALPIFGIVYFLVKGQTPMKAAFYGILMTIAVSYIRPDTRMSFRDILEALENGARSAIGVALACATAGIIVGIVTLSGLGIKFANGIIQISGGNLYVTMLFTMIASIILGMGVPTSANYIIQATVAAPALVTLGVPLIAAHLFVFYFGIIADITPPVALAAFAGSGIAGSNPFKTGFESFKIAFAAYIIPFIFATSPVLVLVNATFTTVLVAVITAIIGMIAIGGAISGFFVANCRAWERIVLFIAGLFLVHPEKISNLVGLILMILIYFIQRPRIPRHLKGRKKVKVTT from the coding sequence ATGGATAAAGAAAACAAACCAAATAACCTGCAGGAGGAGATAATTGATCAAGAAGAATTAATGGCAAAATATGATAGAGAATACAGCTATCGCCGATTTACAAATAACTGGAAAAAAGTAATAACCTTTATAGCAATTGTATGGGCTTTATTCCAGCTGTATACTGCGGCCTTTGGAGTATTTCCTTCTACCCTACAAAGGGCTCCCCATGTCGGTTTTGCTCTTATGCTGACGTATTTGTTATATCCCTTCAACAGAAATGACAAAAGCAACAGGATCCCTTTCTATGACTATATACTCGCTTTTCTATCTGTAGTAGTAACAAGCTACCATATTATCCACTATCAAAGGCTAATGCATAGTGCCGGCGCATATACGTCAACAGATATGTATATTTCCATTATTGCAATTCTTCTGGTCCTAGAAGCTACAAGAAGGGTAGTAGGGCCCGTAATAGTTGCGCTTGCATCTTTTTTCCTGATATATGCATATTTCGGGAAATTATTCCCCGGTTTTCTCGCCCACAGGGGTTATAGCATCCATAGAATTGCTACTTACGGATGGTTAAGCACAGAATCTATTTTAGGCATTCCAACATCCGTTTCGGCAACGTTTATATTCCTCTTTCTGGTATTTGCAGCCTTTTTGAAGAAAACCAAGATAGGGGACTGGTTAACTGACCTTGCTTTAGGTATAACAGGCGGAGCAACCGGAGGACCGGCTAAAGCAGCCGTTGTAGCCAGTGCCAGTCAAGGCACTGTTACCGGCAGCTCTGTTGCCAATACTGTTGGAACCGGATCAATTACAATACCTTTGATGAAAAGTGTGGGCTATAGAAAGGAATTTGCAGCAGCCGTTGAAGCAGCTGCTTCAACAGGAGGTCAGTTAATGCCTCCTATAATGGGTGCGGCCGCTTTTATTATGGTAGAATTTACAAATTTCCCGTATTTAACCATTGCGGCATCGGCAGCTATCCCTGCCTTGCTGTATTTTACTGGCATATTTGTTATGGTTCATCTTGAAGCCACAAAGTCAGGATTAAGAGGTCTTGACAGGAGTCAGTTACCTGACTGGATCAGGCTTTTAAAACAAAAATGGTTCCTTGCATTGCCTATATTTGGTATAGTATATTTTCTCGTTAAAGGCCAGACTCCTATGAAGGCAGCCTTTTATGGAATCCTTATGACGATTGCTGTAAGCTATATCAGGCCTGATACCAGAATGAGTTTTAGAGACATTCTAGAAGCCCTTGAAAATGGAGCCAGGTCAGCCATTGGTGTAGCCCTTGCTTGTGCAACTGCAGGTATTATTGTTGGAATAGTTACCCTTTCAGGCCTTGGTATTAAGTTTGCCAATGGGATAATTCAGATTTCAGGTGGCAATCTTTATGTAACGATGCTGTTTACTATGATAGCTTCTATTATTCTAGGCATGGGAGTTCCGACTTCTGCAAACTATATCATTCAGGCGACGGTAGCAGCACCGGCTCTCGTAACCTTAGGAGTACCATTAATAGCTGCTCACTTATTCGTTTTCTATTTCGGTATAATTGCCGATATTACTCCCCCTGTTGCTCTTGCAGCTTTTGCGGGTTCCGGTATTGCAGGGTCAAACCCTTTTAAAACTGGTTTCGAATCCTTTAAAATAGCCTTTGCTGCTTATATTATACCCTTTATATTTGCAACTTCTCCGGTGCTTGTATTGGTTAATGCTACTTTTACAACGGTATTGGTGGCTGTTATAACAGCAATTATCGGAATGATAGCCATTGGAGGAGCTATTTCGGGATTCTTTGTAGCAAACTGTAGGGCATGGGAAAGAATTGTCCTGTTTATCGCAGGATTATTCCTGGTACACCCGGAAAAAATATCAAACCTTGTAGGTCTTATTCTCATGATTTTGATCTACTTTATCCAGCGTCCCAGAATACCAAGACATTTAAAAGGCAGAAAGAAAGTAAAAGTAACCACATAA
- a CDS encoding DUF1850 domain-containing protein: protein MQKKFVILIIFIIILVNFYSVTSLKVYSLEKDNTSILLYHNLTRPGDKFTVKWIHSISRQPVIETYEITDDLKISIYEMIFNTNSPNLPAYPEGSTKWEIKDGIFRVYNYNTFFDELLVRIGMVISNHTLYFRDDEIVLKELYRPGGLVKIIVRKEPLLNYIREEAVIWIKKTNQITCRRR from the coding sequence ATGCAAAAAAAATTTGTAATTTTAATTATTTTCATTATAATTCTAGTAAACTTTTATTCTGTTACATCTCTTAAAGTATATTCGCTGGAGAAAGACAATACCAGCATCCTTTTATACCATAATTTAACGAGGCCGGGCGATAAATTTACGGTAAAATGGATTCACTCTATAAGTCGACAGCCAGTTATTGAAACTTATGAAATAACCGATGATTTAAAAATTAGTATCTATGAGATGATATTCAATACAAATAGCCCCAACCTTCCGGCTTATCCGGAAGGATCTACAAAATGGGAGATAAAGGATGGGATATTCAGGGTTTATAATTATAATACATTTTTCGACGAGCTTCTTGTAAGAATAGGTATGGTAATTTCGAATCACACCCTTTATTTCAGAGATGACGAAATTGTTCTTAAAGAGCTTTACAGGCCCGGCGGCCTTGTGAAGATTATTGTCAGGAAGGAGCCCCTTTTGAATTACATTAGAGAGGAGGCAGTAATATGGATAAAGAAAACAAACCAAATAACCTGCAGGAGGAGATAA
- a CDS encoding TAXI family TRAP transporter solute-binding subunit has protein sequence MLKKKTVALLIVSLLIGALALAGCGPKESGGETQQSKKLELSFATGGTAGTYFPLGGAIANVWSENIEGVQVTVQPSGASVENIRLLASGEADIVMAMNNIAEDAWLGKGSFDKPIKNFRAVGVVYPEIIQGVALKESGIKTVRDLKGKRVAPGPVGSGTAATTPHIFEAYGLSLNDMEVHYDTFGDAVNKMKDGQLDAAWNVIAAPGAAIVDLLTAREIVFMEITGDELKKLQEKFPLVAPHVIPAGTYSYKGKPYPDIHTVALQAVLYVREDLDEDLVYQLAKIMYEKTEDIGHARKDQIKLENALNGVTTDFHPGAIKYYKEKGMM, from the coding sequence ATGTTAAAGAAAAAGACTGTGGCACTCTTGATTGTTAGCCTGCTAATAGGGGCTCTAGCTCTGGCAGGTTGTGGTCCAAAAGAGAGTGGTGGAGAAACTCAGCAATCAAAGAAATTAGAGTTGTCTTTTGCAACTGGTGGAACAGCAGGAACTTATTTTCCTTTAGGCGGTGCTATAGCTAATGTATGGAGTGAAAATATCGAAGGAGTTCAGGTAACAGTTCAACCATCTGGTGCATCTGTTGAAAATATCCGGCTTCTTGCCAGCGGTGAAGCCGACATAGTAATGGCCATGAACAATATTGCTGAAGATGCGTGGTTAGGTAAGGGTTCTTTTGATAAGCCAATCAAGAATTTCAGAGCAGTTGGTGTTGTCTACCCAGAAATTATTCAGGGTGTAGCATTAAAGGAAAGTGGTATTAAGACTGTAAGGGATTTAAAAGGGAAGAGAGTAGCTCCCGGTCCTGTAGGGAGTGGAACTGCAGCTACTACTCCTCACATATTTGAAGCATATGGTTTAAGCCTGAATGATATGGAAGTCCACTATGATACCTTCGGAGATGCAGTAAATAAGATGAAAGACGGTCAACTTGATGCGGCATGGAACGTTATAGCAGCCCCCGGTGCAGCGATAGTTGACCTTCTGACAGCAAGAGAAATAGTGTTTATGGAGATTACAGGGGATGAGTTGAAAAAACTTCAGGAAAAATTTCCTCTAGTGGCTCCCCATGTGATTCCTGCAGGGACATATAGTTATAAAGGGAAGCCCTATCCCGATATCCATACTGTAGCTCTTCAGGCAGTTCTATATGTAAGGGAAGACCTGGATGAAGACCTTGTATACCAGCTGGCAAAAATAATGTACGAAAAGACAGAGGATATAGGTCATGCCCGCAAAGACCAGATCAAATTAGAAAATGCTTTAAATGGGGTTACTACTGACTTTCATCCCGGTGCAATAAAATACTATAAAGAAAAAGGGATGATGTAA